One Myxococcales bacterium genomic region harbors:
- a CDS encoding immunity 53 family protein, with translation MNELVLLQEWFAAQCDGDWEHGDGVRIESLDNPGWLVTIDLGRSAALEEDTVLVRARRSEHDWVDAEVRGGAFVGAGGPGNLTEILRVFLAHVGSLAHASS, from the coding sequence ATGAATGAGCTCGTCCTGCTCCAGGAGTGGTTCGCCGCTCAGTGCGACGGTGACTGGGAGCACGGTGACGGCGTTCGTATCGAGTCGCTCGACAACCCCGGCTGGCTCGTCACGATCGATCTGGGGCGGTCCGCTGCTCTTGAAGAAGACACCGTCCTCGTGCGAGCACGGAGGAGTGAGCACGACTGGGTCGATGCCGAAGTGCGCGGGGGCGCCTTCGTCGGCGCGGGCGGGCCGGGAAACCTGACGGAGATTCTGCGGGTCTTCCTTGCGCATGTGGGTTCGCTCGCGCACGCTTCGTCCTGA
- a CDS encoding HNH endonuclease: MDIGNSRGHHVVRPSDGGRTVPSNHAEVCVECHVEVHR, translated from the coding sequence GTGGACATCGGCAATTCACGCGGGCATCATGTCGTTCGCCCTTCGGATGGTGGAAGAACGGTGCCCTCCAACCACGCCGAGGTGTGCGTAGAGTGCCACGTCGAAGTGCATAGGTGA